A stretch of Eleutherodactylus coqui strain aEleCoq1 chromosome 2, aEleCoq1.hap1, whole genome shotgun sequence DNA encodes these proteins:
- the LOC136610066 gene encoding synaptotagmin-4-like, which translates to MAEEQTSPGAVCHSVIFFCSKGMIEGVVVFLFIWLLIQVLLNKQQEVHLQVLLGAGLALLCFCLLLGCAICWHKSRKQQSSTSIDAEDKDCTQQCNGDMELSESLAKPINAAMHQQYQTLDIIPKGGDEISPPQGELNYTSERNSHFRASLPSLYQLSSKTKRALKRRSTVMGAGSFDGDCAMLVRMPQSRTDPNGLSSIKQKSQLLVHFTLCYSLADEMLTVNVTGFSNLPKRLYQKRDSFVKAYLLPGFKEPHPGQAENSDGTQKFIFFGYKPEDLKDKTLRLAIYARDRSSMREGFIGEVHFSCASLDCYTQATQSFTKELSITKTKLKKSLSSLDVVWPPASNLKLPGQILILLQHQVLANRIKVMVQKAKDLGKLTRIPGAPDHFVSIRLIQDSQVMDIKETRTASGSSPVWNAPFLFDVPLELVRSEYLHLEFLVMQGRIYNRARVLGRVVIGVGTSEPGNVHWQEMCNKAPVECSHWHTLQSDVF; encoded by the exons ATGGCAGAGGAACAGACATCTCCAGGAGCTGTGTGTCATTCGGTTATCTTCTTCTGCTCCAAAGGAATGATTGAGGGCGTGGTTGTGTTCCTCTTCATTTGGCTACTGATTCAGGTCCTCCTCAATAAACAGCAGGAAG TCCACTTGCAGGTGCTGCTGGGAGCTGGCCTGGCACTCCTGTGCTTCTGCCTGCTGCTTGGTTGCGCCATCTGTTGGCATAAGAGCCGCAAGCAACAATCTTCAACCAGcattgatgcagaagacaaagaCTGTACACAACAGTGTAACGGGGACATGGAGCTATCTGAGAGTCTTGCAAAGCCTATTAATGCTGCTATGCATCAACAATATCAAACTCTGGACATCATTCCTAAGGGTGGAGACGAAATATCACCACCTCAAGGGGAACTCAATTACACATCTGAGAGAAACAGTCATTTTCGAGCATCTCTGCCCAGTCTCTACCAACTATCATCAAAGACTAAGCGTGCTTTAAAGCGTAGGAGCACAGTTATGGGAGCAGGTTCATTTGATGGGGATTGTGCCATGCTGGTGAGAATGCCACAATCTCGCACTGACCCGAATGGCCTTTCTTCCATCAAACAAAAGTCTCAGCTACTTGTGCACTTTACTTTATGTTATTCTTTGGCTGATGAAATGTTAACTGTTAATGTCACAGGTTTTTCTAACCTGCCAAAACGATTGTACCAGAAAAGAGACTCTTTTGTCAAGGCCTACCTCCTACCTGGATTTAAGGAGCCACACCCTGGACAGGCAGAGAATTCAGACGGCACACAGAAGTTCATTTTCTTTGGATATAAACCAGAGGATCTGAAGGACAAAACCCTGAGGCTAGCTATATATGCCCGCGACAGAAGCTCAATGAGAGAAGGCTTCATTGGGGAAGTGCATTTTTCCTGTGCTAGTTTGGACTGTTACACTCAGGCCACCCAGAGCTTTACGAAAGAATTGTCTATTACCAAAACAAAGCTAAAGAAG AGTTTGAGCAGTTTGGATGTTGTTTGGCCTCCTGCATCCAATCTCAAGTTACCTGGACAGATATTGATCCTTCTACAACACCAAGTGTTAGCCAATCGTATTAAAGTGATGGTGCAGAAGGCAAAGGATCTGGGCAAACTAACCCGTATTCCTGGAGCCCCTG ATCACTTTGTCAGCATTCGGTTGATTCAAGACAGCCAGGTAATGGATATTAAAGAGACCCGGACTGCCTCAGGCTCTAGTCCAGTGTGGAATGCCCCATTCCTATTTGATGTTCCTCTTGAACTTGTGCGCAGTGAATACCTACACCTAGAATTTTTAGTAATGCAG